One Pseudomonas abieticivorans genomic region harbors:
- a CDS encoding motility protein A, whose protein sequence is MNPSTLIGMLAGLTLLAVLLVFSAQQPSLFIDLPSLGIVVIGTFAATCLSYPLSEVRRVLGLFARVMRNERLYTQEDIGELVAMARLWLDEDLRAVEQALDKVKNPFLRTGVQLVIDKTPEGEILEVLQWRIQRMRAKERAEAQMFRVMASYAPAFGMLGTLVGLVNLMLVLGDGDMGTIGRQMSVGLMTTLYGVLLANLVLKPVAVKLERRTEQRVMLMNMVLQGVSMMSNKRSPGLIRETLNSFVAHYHDEIREWRRADPRVGEGA, encoded by the coding sequence ATGAACCCCTCGACCCTGATCGGCATGCTTGCCGGCTTGACCTTGCTGGCTGTATTGCTGGTGTTCAGCGCGCAACAGCCTTCGCTGTTCATCGACCTGCCGAGCCTGGGCATCGTGGTCATCGGCACCTTTGCCGCTACCTGCCTGAGCTACCCCCTAAGCGAGGTGCGCCGTGTGCTGGGCCTGTTCGCCAGGGTGATGCGCAACGAACGCCTGTACACCCAGGAAGATATCGGCGAACTGGTTGCCATGGCCCGCCTGTGGCTGGACGAGGACTTGCGGGCGGTGGAGCAGGCGCTGGACAAGGTCAAGAACCCGTTTTTGCGCACCGGCGTGCAACTGGTGATCGACAAGACCCCAGAGGGCGAAATCCTCGAAGTGTTGCAATGGCGCATCCAACGCATGCGGGCCAAGGAGCGCGCCGAGGCGCAGATGTTCCGGGTGATGGCCAGCTATGCGCCGGCGTTCGGCATGCTCGGCACGCTGGTTGGCCTGGTGAACCTGATGCTGGTTTTGGGCGATGGCGACATGGGGACTATCGGCCGGCAGATGTCGGTTGGGCTGATGACCACCCTGTATGGCGTGCTACTTGCCAATCTGGTGCTCAAACCGGTGGCGGTAAAGTTGGAGCGGCGCACCGAGCAGCGAGTGATGCTGATGAACATGGTGCTGCAGGGGGTCTCGATGATGTCCAACAAGCGCAGCCCTGGGCTGATTCGCGAGACCTTGAATTCATTCGTGGCCCACTATCACGATGAGATTCGCGAGTGGCGGCGCGCCGATCCGCGCGTGGGTGAAGGGGCATGA
- a CDS encoding OmpA/MotB family protein yields MNRLSGMPGEAPDDDSWMMTYLDMMTLLLVVTMAMLAMTGKLQAAKPSAAIPMPFLVQGMLPHGLALLGRPLPPPPVAVPPAAPVEPAPPTTAELLKGMGLDALGKDIEVVNNRGALSFRLSSEFLFGSAQSDLSPEGVAALQQLVAVLGRNDHQVLVEGHTDSEQMHSLRYPSNWELSSARAANVVRYLQNNGVQGERLQAIGYGDTRPLADNGSPDGRARNRRVEIVLQSEPG; encoded by the coding sequence ATGAACCGTCTATCCGGCATGCCGGGGGAGGCGCCGGACGATGACAGCTGGATGATGACTTACCTGGACATGATGACCCTGCTGCTGGTGGTCACCATGGCCATGCTCGCCATGACTGGCAAGCTGCAGGCGGCCAAACCCTCGGCGGCGATCCCCATGCCGTTCCTGGTGCAGGGTATGTTGCCCCATGGGCTAGCGCTGCTGGGCCGGCCCTTGCCGCCCCCGCCCGTGGCCGTGCCGCCCGCAGCGCCGGTCGAGCCGGCACCGCCGACCACTGCAGAGCTGCTCAAGGGCATGGGGCTGGACGCGTTGGGCAAGGACATCGAGGTGGTCAATAACCGCGGCGCCCTGAGCTTTCGCTTGAGCAGTGAGTTTTTGTTTGGCTCCGCGCAAAGCGATCTCAGCCCTGAAGGCGTGGCTGCATTGCAGCAGTTGGTGGCGGTACTGGGGCGCAACGATCATCAGGTGCTGGTGGAAGGGCACACCGATTCCGAGCAGATGCACAGCCTGCGGTACCCGTCGAACTGGGAGTTGTCCAGCGCCAGGGCGGCGAACGTGGTGCGTTATCTGCAGAATAACGGCGTGCAGGGGGAGCGATTGCAAGCCATTGGCTACGGCGATACGCGACCGCTGGCAGACAACGGCAGCCCGGACGGGCGTGCGCGCAACCGTCGGGTAGAGATCGTGCTGCAGTCTGAACCTGGATGA
- the cadR gene encoding Cd(II)/Pb(II)-responsive transcriptional regulator → MKIGELAKATDCQVETIRYYEKENLLPSPARSDGNYRLYTQAHVERLTFIRNCRTLDMTLEEIRSLLNLRDSPQDQCESVNTLIDEHIHHVKARIDGLIALQTQLLELRQRCSSVSVNDQCGILQRLEVNGAVTAPETEHSHVGRSHGH, encoded by the coding sequence ATGAAAATCGGAGAACTGGCCAAAGCCACCGACTGCCAGGTCGAGACCATTCGCTACTACGAGAAAGAAAACCTGCTGCCGTCACCCGCCCGCAGCGATGGCAACTATCGCCTGTATACCCAGGCCCACGTGGAGCGGCTGACCTTCATCCGCAACTGCCGCACCCTGGACATGACCCTGGAAGAAATCCGCAGCCTGCTCAACCTGCGCGACAGCCCGCAAGATCAATGTGAAAGCGTGAACACGCTGATCGATGAGCACATTCACCACGTGAAGGCGCGGATCGACGGGCTGATCGCCCTGCAAACCCAACTGCTGGAGTTACGCCAGCGCTGCAGCTCGGTGAGCGTCAACGATCAGTGCGGGATATTGCAGCGATTGGAAGTGAATGGGGCGGTAACAGCACCAGAAACGGAGCATTCGCATGTAGGGCGCAGCCACGGCCACTGA
- a CDS encoding heavy metal translocating P-type ATPase, translated as MSHPTSSHKHDHDHHDHAGHDHKEHAHHEHADSCCSTAAATLIQLTDKPSADAQVSRFRIEQMDCPTEQTLIQNKLAKLAGVQQLEFNLINRVLEVRHALPGTEPITEAIASLGMTAEPIVDGTGPAQTLPAPNKPWWPLALSGVAALAAEVIHFTGAAPTWVVAVVALVAIFSGGLGTYKKGWIALKNRNLNINALMSIAVTGAVLIGQWPEAAMVMFLFTIAELIEAKSLSRARNAIGGLMQLTPDMATVRQADGRWQDTEAKAVEVGMVVRVKPGERIALDGEVVSGQSSVDQASITGESLPVEKGVGDKVFAGTLNQAGALEFKVTAAANQSTLARIIHAVEQAQGARAPTQRFVDNFSRIYTPAVFAFALAVAIIPPLVAGGLWFDWIYRALVLLVVACPCALVISTPVTIVSGLAAAARKGILVKGGVFLENGYKLDVLALDKTGTITHGKPVQTDFVALDPLFAEKGPIIAGSLGGRSDHPVSLAIALQTEARLEVGEFAALPGRGVRGEVDGELYHLGNHRLVEELGLCSPELEAQLDVLERQGKTVVLLLDKSGPLALFAVADTVKETSQQAIEQLHALGIKTLMLTGDNPHTAQAIAAQVGIDRAEGNLLPEDKLSAIESLYAQGHRVGMVGDGINDAPALARAELGFAMAAAGTDTAIETADVALMDDDLRKIPAFVRLSRQTRAILTQNIVLALAIKAVFLAITFAGMATMWMAVFADMGVSLLVVFNGLRLLRK; from the coding sequence ATGAGCCACCCCACTTCCAGTCACAAGCACGACCATGACCATCATGATCATGCCGGGCATGACCACAAAGAGCATGCTCATCATGAGCACGCCGACAGCTGCTGTTCGACGGCTGCTGCGACGCTGATCCAACTGACCGACAAGCCCAGTGCCGACGCCCAGGTCAGCCGCTTTCGTATCGAGCAGATGGACTGCCCCACCGAACAGACACTGATCCAAAACAAGTTGGCCAAGCTTGCGGGTGTGCAGCAGTTGGAGTTCAACCTGATCAACCGGGTGCTCGAAGTGCGCCATGCCTTGCCCGGTACCGAGCCGATTACCGAGGCAATCGCCTCCTTGGGCATGACTGCCGAACCCATTGTCGACGGCACCGGGCCTGCCCAAACGCTGCCAGCGCCGAACAAGCCCTGGTGGCCGCTGGCGTTGTCTGGTGTTGCGGCACTTGCAGCCGAGGTGATCCATTTCACCGGCGCAGCGCCGACCTGGGTAGTGGCGGTGGTGGCCTTGGTCGCGATCTTCAGTGGCGGCCTGGGTACCTACAAAAAGGGCTGGATCGCCCTGAAAAACCGCAACCTGAACATCAATGCGCTGATGAGCATCGCCGTGACCGGTGCGGTGCTGATCGGCCAGTGGCCGGAAGCGGCCATGGTGATGTTCCTGTTTACCATTGCGGAATTGATTGAAGCCAAGTCTTTGAGCCGCGCGCGCAACGCCATTGGTGGCCTGATGCAATTGACCCCGGACATGGCCACCGTGCGCCAGGCCGATGGCCGTTGGCAGGACACTGAAGCCAAAGCGGTTGAAGTGGGGATGGTCGTACGGGTCAAGCCTGGCGAGCGGATTGCCCTGGACGGTGAAGTGGTGAGTGGCCAGAGCAGCGTCGACCAGGCCTCGATCACCGGTGAAAGCCTGCCGGTGGAGAAGGGCGTGGGCGACAAGGTGTTCGCCGGCACGCTTAACCAGGCAGGTGCCCTGGAGTTCAAGGTGACGGCCGCCGCCAACCAATCGACCCTGGCGCGCATTATCCACGCCGTGGAACAGGCCCAAGGCGCTCGTGCGCCGACCCAGCGCTTTGTGGATAACTTCTCGCGCATCTACACCCCCGCCGTCTTTGCATTCGCCTTGGCCGTGGCCATCATTCCACCGCTGGTGGCTGGCGGCTTGTGGTTCGACTGGATCTACCGCGCCCTGGTACTGCTGGTGGTCGCGTGCCCCTGCGCGCTGGTGATCTCCACGCCGGTGACCATCGTCAGCGGCCTGGCTGCCGCGGCGCGCAAGGGCATCCTGGTCAAGGGCGGGGTGTTCCTGGAGAACGGCTACAAGCTTGATGTGCTGGCCTTGGACAAAACGGGCACCATCACCCACGGCAAGCCGGTGCAGACCGATTTCGTCGCGCTGGACCCACTGTTCGCCGAGAAGGGCCCGATCATCGCTGGCAGCCTGGGCGGCCGCTCCGATCACCCGGTTTCGTTGGCAATTGCGCTGCAGACCGAAGCGCGCCTGGAGGTCGGTGAGTTTGCGGCCCTGCCAGGCCGCGGCGTGCGCGGCGAAGTGGACGGTGAGCTGTACCACTTGGGCAACCATCGCCTGGTGGAAGAGCTGGGCCTGTGCTCGCCGGAATTGGAAGCGCAGCTTGATGTGCTGGAGCGCCAGGGCAAGACCGTGGTTCTGCTGCTCGACAAATCCGGACCGCTGGCCCTGTTTGCCGTGGCCGATACCGTGAAGGAAACCAGCCAGCAGGCCATCGAGCAACTTCACGCGCTGGGTATCAAGACCCTGATGTTGACCGGCGACAACCCCCACACCGCCCAGGCCATCGCCGCCCAGGTGGGCATCGATCGCGCCGAAGGCAACCTGTTGCCGGAAGACAAGCTTAGCGCCATCGAAAGCCTCTACGCTCAAGGCCACCGGGTGGGCATGGTGGGTGATGGCATTAACGACGCCCCGGCACTGGCCCGCGCCGAGCTGGGCTTTGCCATGGCCGCTGCCGGTACCGACACCGCCATCGAGACCGCGGACGTGGCATTGATGGATGATGACTTGCGCAAAATCCCGGCGTTCGTCAGGCTTTCGCGCCAGACCCGGGCCATCCTGACCCAGAACATCGTGTTGGCACTGGCGATCAAGGCGGTGTTCCTGGCCATTACCTTCGCCGGCATGGCAACCATGTGGATGGCGGTATTCGCGGACATGGGCGTCAGCCTGTTGGTAGTCTTCAACGGGTTGCGCCTACTGAGAAAATAG
- a CDS encoding LysR family transcriptional regulator, which yields MLSAELKAFYMVARLGSITLAAKKLGLSQPTVTTQVRQLESQYAVELFYRGGRRLTLSDDGVRLLPMVKALLQQEADIEFFLRNCGQVQGALRIAATAPYYILDLVKIFRERLPQVEVSMEIGNSQQVLEMLEDYRVDIAASSQLLEDNRLIRRILGTDPLVLAVHRTHPLAVHSHVHLGALAGQCLLVREQGSSTRSLTEEWLGQEGVKLGSLLEIGSRESIREGVLRNIGVSIIARHEVPHNPELRVLTVEGAPQMHEYLYCLKERRQARLPAAFLGLAQEVLPSPQPSPRGTGLG from the coding sequence ATGCTGAGCGCCGAGTTGAAAGCCTTCTACATGGTTGCCCGCCTGGGCAGCATCACCCTGGCGGCGAAAAAGCTCGGGCTCAGCCAGCCCACGGTGACCACACAGGTACGCCAGCTGGAAAGCCAGTACGCGGTGGAGCTGTTCTACCGCGGCGGCCGGCGGTTGACCTTGAGTGATGACGGCGTGCGGTTGCTGCCAATGGTCAAGGCTTTGCTGCAGCAGGAAGCCGACATCGAGTTCTTCTTACGTAACTGCGGGCAGGTACAGGGCGCCTTGCGCATCGCGGCCACGGCGCCGTACTACATCCTTGACCTGGTGAAGATCTTTCGCGAGCGCCTGCCGCAGGTGGAGGTGTCGATGGAAATCGGCAACTCCCAGCAGGTACTGGAAATGCTCGAGGATTATCGCGTCGACATCGCCGCCTCCTCGCAGTTGCTGGAAGACAACCGCCTGATCCGCCGCATACTGGGCACCGACCCGCTGGTGCTGGCGGTGCACCGTACCCATCCCTTGGCCGTGCACAGCCACGTGCACCTGGGCGCGCTGGCCGGGCAATGCCTGCTGGTGCGCGAACAGGGCTCCAGCACCCGCAGCCTCACCGAGGAGTGGCTTGGGCAAGAGGGCGTCAAGCTCGGCTCGCTGTTGGAGATCGGCAGCCGTGAGTCGATTCGCGAAGGGGTGCTGCGCAATATCGGCGTGAGCATCATCGCCCGCCATGAAGTGCCGCATAACCCCGAGTTGCGCGTGCTGACGGTGGAGGGCGCGCCGCAGATGCATGAGTATCTGTATTGCCTGAAAGAGCGGCGTCAGGCGCGGCTGCCGGCGGCGTTTTTGGGGTTGGCGCAGGAGGTGCTCCCCTCACCCCAGCCCTCTCCCCGTGGGACAGGGCTGGGGTGA
- a CDS encoding putative 2-aminoethylphosphonate ABC transporter ATP-binding protein, whose protein sequence is MNTSATPGARMTVRGIHKRFGAFTALNEVSLDVAAGELVCLLGPSGCGKTTLLRCIAGLERQDRGELFIGSRDISQLPPQARDYGILFQSYALFPNLSVEANIAYGLTNSSREEARRRVGDMLELVGLLGSEKKFPGQLSGGQQQRVALARALAPAPSLLLLDEPMSALDARVREHLCAELRQLQRQLGITTLMVTHNQDEAMLMADRIAVMNNGQVEQYATAQEIYDRPATPFVAEFVGQGNWLPFQRSSASHAKVGEMSMRLAPDAHTASSGRLFCRPEAISVNPPVHEENLFPARVREITFLGNRCRMSFEFNQLPGHALTAEVAPESMPRLGSPDIWVALPPSSLQVFA, encoded by the coding sequence ATGAACACTTCAGCTACCCCTGGCGCACGCATGACCGTGCGCGGCATCCATAAGCGCTTTGGTGCTTTCACTGCACTCAACGAGGTGTCGTTGGACGTCGCTGCCGGCGAGTTGGTGTGCCTGCTGGGCCCGTCGGGTTGCGGCAAGACCACCTTGCTGCGCTGCATCGCCGGCCTGGAGCGCCAAGACCGCGGCGAGCTGTTCATCGGCAGCCGGGATATCTCGCAGCTGCCACCCCAGGCACGGGACTACGGCATTCTGTTCCAGTCCTACGCGCTGTTTCCCAACCTCAGCGTCGAAGCCAACATCGCCTACGGGCTGACCAACAGCAGCCGTGAGGAGGCGCGCCGCCGCGTCGGCGACATGCTGGAACTGGTGGGGCTGTTGGGCAGCGAGAAAAAATTCCCTGGCCAGCTGTCCGGCGGCCAGCAGCAGCGCGTGGCGTTGGCCCGCGCCTTGGCCCCGGCACCTTCGCTGTTGCTGCTGGATGAGCCGATGTCGGCCCTGGATGCCCGGGTACGCGAGCACCTGTGCGCCGAGCTGCGCCAGTTGCAGCGCCAGTTGGGCATTACCACCTTGATGGTCACCCACAACCAGGATGAGGCCATGTTGATGGCCGACCGCATCGCGGTGATGAACAACGGCCAGGTGGAACAGTACGCCACTGCCCAGGAAATCTATGATCGGCCGGCCACGCCGTTCGTCGCCGAGTTTGTCGGCCAGGGCAACTGGCTGCCGTTCCAGCGCAGCAGCGCCAGCCACGCCAAAGTGGGCGAGATGAGCATGCGCCTGGCCCCGGATGCGCACACGGCCAGCAGCGGGCGCTTGTTCTGCCGGCCCGAGGCGATCAGCGTCAACCCACCGGTGCACGAAGAGAATTTGTTCCCGGCGCGGGTGCGCGAGATCACCTTTTTGGGCAACCGTTGCCGCATGAGTTTCGAATTCAACCAGTTGCCGGGGCATGCCCTGACCGCCGAAGTGGCGCCTGAATCGATGCCGCGCCTGGGCAGCCCGGATATCTGGGTGGCACTGCCGCCCAGCAGCCTTCAGGTGTTTGCCTGA
- a CDS encoding putative 2-aminoethylphosphonate ABC transporter permease subunit: protein MGAQISMPLAHKASAPSASAPLADRLFVVGGKLLLLALLTLAVLLPLLAIFWRGFSPQDGGGLAAARDLVASENFHWLLSNSLKVSASVAAIVVPVAYLFAYALQRTLIPAKPIWRGISLLPLLAPSMLPGIALVYLFGNQGLLRGLVAENIYGFWGIVLGEAIYTFPHALMILLSALSLADARLFDAASSMGASPWRAYRSITWPATRQAVFAAFCLVFTLTITDFGVPVVVGGDYQVLALEAYKAVVGQQQFGRGALIGMVLLVPALFSFAVDAWLRRRHGDAMSGRAQVFRPQPSRLRDRCYLALVLLVCAVLLLVVGMAVYSSLVKFWPYNLSLSLVHYQFNTTAGGGWLAYGNSIRLAVGTALIGSVVIFTGAYLMEKTAGMRSLNLVLRMLSFVPMAVPGLVLGLGYVFFFNLGGNPLHVFYGTMTLLVVCTIAHYLTTAQMTATTALRQLDSEFEAAALSLKAPLYRHYLRVTVPICLPALLDIIRYLFVSAMTTVSAAIFLYSPDTLLAAVAVLNMDDAGNVGGAAAMSTLILLTSAAVSLLLAWASRGLLRRSQAWRQATTTH from the coding sequence ATGGGCGCGCAAATCAGCATGCCGCTGGCGCACAAGGCCAGCGCCCCAAGCGCATCGGCGCCATTGGCCGACCGGTTGTTTGTGGTGGGCGGCAAACTGTTGTTGCTGGCGCTGCTGACGTTGGCGGTATTGTTGCCGCTGTTGGCGATCTTCTGGCGCGGCTTCAGCCCGCAGGATGGCGGTGGCCTGGCGGCCGCACGGGACCTGGTGGCCAGCGAGAATTTCCATTGGCTGTTGAGCAACAGCCTGAAGGTATCGGCCAGTGTCGCGGCCATCGTCGTGCCTGTCGCCTACCTGTTCGCTTACGCGCTGCAACGCACGCTGATCCCGGCCAAGCCGATCTGGCGCGGTATTTCGTTGCTGCCGCTGTTGGCACCGTCGATGCTGCCGGGTATTGCCCTGGTCTATCTGTTCGGCAACCAGGGCCTGCTGCGCGGGCTAGTGGCGGAAAACATCTACGGCTTCTGGGGCATTGTCCTGGGCGAGGCCATTTATACCTTCCCCCACGCACTGATGATTCTGCTGTCGGCCTTGTCGCTAGCGGATGCGCGGCTGTTCGATGCCGCCTCCAGCATGGGCGCCTCGCCGTGGCGCGCCTACCGCAGCATCACTTGGCCGGCGACCCGGCAGGCGGTGTTCGCCGCGTTCTGCCTGGTGTTCACCCTGACCATCACCGACTTTGGCGTGCCCGTGGTGGTGGGGGGCGACTATCAAGTGCTGGCCCTGGAAGCCTACAAGGCCGTGGTTGGCCAGCAACAGTTCGGTCGCGGTGCGCTGATTGGCATGGTGCTGCTGGTGCCGGCGCTGTTCAGCTTCGCCGTGGACGCCTGGCTGCGCCGTCGCCATGGCGACGCCATGAGTGGCCGCGCCCAAGTGTTCCGCCCGCAGCCCTCAAGGTTGCGCGACCGTTGCTACCTGGCATTGGTGTTGCTGGTGTGCGCGGTGTTGCTGCTGGTGGTGGGCATGGCGGTGTACTCATCGCTGGTCAAATTCTGGCCGTATAACCTGTCGCTGTCACTGGTGCACTACCAGTTCAACACCACGGCCGGGGGCGGCTGGCTGGCCTACGGCAACAGTATCCGCCTGGCAGTGGGCACGGCGCTGATCGGCAGCGTGGTGATCTTCACCGGTGCCTACTTGATGGAGAAGACTGCCGGCATGCGCTCGCTGAATCTTGTGTTGCGCATGCTCAGCTTCGTGCCGATGGCGGTGCCGGGCTTGGTATTGGGCTTGGGTTACGTGTTTTTCTTCAACTTGGGCGGCAACCCGCTGCATGTGTTCTACGGCACCATGACTTTGCTGGTGGTGTGCACCATTGCGCATTACCTGACCACCGCGCAAATGACCGCGACCACTGCGCTGCGCCAACTGGACAGCGAGTTCGAAGCCGCTGCGTTGTCGCTCAAGGCGCCGCTTTACCGGCATTACCTGCGGGTCACCGTGCCGATCTGCCTGCCGGCGCTGCTGGACATCATCCGCTACCTGTTTGTGTCGGCGATGACCACGGTGTCGGCGGCCATCTTCCTCTACAGCCCCGACACCCTCCTGGCCGCCGTCGCCGTGTTGAACATGGACGACGCCGGCAACGTCGGCGGCGCCGCCGCCATGTCGACCCTGATCTTGCTGACCTCTGCAGCCGTATCCCTATTGCTGGCCTGGGCATCGCGCGGTTTGTTGCGCCGTTCCCAAGCCTGGCGCCAAGCCACCACCACTCACTGA
- a CDS encoding putative 2-aminoethylphosphonate ABC transporter substrate-binding protein produces MLKPLALAAAVIAAFSVQANAASTQLTVYTALEPEQLTVYKDAFEKANPDIEIKWVRDSTGIVTAKLLAEKDRPQADAVWGLAASSLAILDQQGMLAAYAPKDLAKIGEHYRDPANPPMWVGMDVWAATICFNTVEAEKQGLSKPVSWQDLTKPEYKGKIVMPNPASSGTGFLDVSAWLQTYGEKQGWAYMDGLHQNIGQYVHSGSKPCKLAASGEFPIGISFEYPAVQLKRQGAPLDIILPKEGLGWEIEATAVIKGTPHEEAAKKLADFSASPEAMNLYKENFAVLAQPGIAKPQTELPADYEQRLIKNDFAWASKNRDSILTEWRKRYDGKSEKVAQK; encoded by the coding sequence ATGCTCAAGCCCCTCGCTCTTGCCGCTGCTGTCATCGCCGCCTTCAGTGTGCAGGCCAACGCCGCCAGTACCCAGTTGACCGTCTACACCGCCCTGGAACCCGAGCAATTGACGGTCTACAAGGACGCATTCGAAAAGGCCAACCCCGACATCGAGATCAAGTGGGTGCGTGACTCCACCGGTATCGTCACCGCCAAGCTGCTGGCCGAGAAAGACCGCCCGCAGGCTGACGCCGTATGGGGCCTGGCGGCTTCCAGCCTGGCGATCCTCGACCAGCAGGGTATGTTGGCCGCCTACGCGCCGAAAGACCTGGCGAAGATCGGCGAACATTATCGCGACCCAGCCAACCCGCCGATGTGGGTGGGCATGGACGTGTGGGCCGCGACCATTTGCTTCAACACCGTGGAAGCCGAGAAGCAGGGCCTGAGCAAACCAGTGAGCTGGCAGGACCTGACCAAGCCTGAATATAAGGGCAAGATCGTGATGCCTAACCCGGCCTCATCGGGCACCGGCTTCCTGGACGTGAGTGCTTGGCTGCAGACCTACGGCGAGAAGCAGGGCTGGGCCTACATGGACGGCCTGCACCAGAACATCGGCCAGTATGTTCACTCCGGCTCCAAGCCTTGCAAACTGGCAGCCTCCGGGGAGTTCCCGATCGGTATTTCCTTCGAGTACCCGGCCGTGCAGCTCAAGCGCCAGGGCGCACCGCTGGACATCATCCTGCCCAAGGAAGGCCTGGGCTGGGAGATCGAAGCCACCGCGGTGATCAAGGGCACCCCCCATGAAGAAGCGGCGAAAAAACTCGCGGACTTCTCCGCCAGCCCCGAGGCAATGAACCTGTACAAGGAAAACTTCGCCGTGCTTGCCCAGCCGGGCATTGCCAAGCCGCAGACCGAATTGCCGGCGGATTACGAGCAGCGGTTGATCAAGAACGACTTCGCCTGGGCCTCGAAAAACCGCGACAGCATCCTCACCGAGTGGCGCAAGCGGTATGACGGCAAGTCGGAAAAGGTCGCGCAGAAGTAA
- a CDS encoding TIGR03364 family FAD-dependent oxidoreductase: MTQMLIVGAGILGLSHAFAAARRGLKVRVFERTATPLGASVRNFGQALVTGQPPGEMLELAKASRAIWGHWAQQAGFSLKRNGSLLFARDELEEQLLQAFCQGRALEQGYNVELLRGAALNDLYGGRFSHHRAALLGHDDQQVYSREALPALVQFLSREMGVEFHFSTLVRDVEPGRLHSTAGTFTAEHIVVCSGHDYQTLLAEPFAALNPQVCRLQMLRARPEFDLDLQQAILTGLSCVHYGAFAGLPETAALAAHIETHSPHLQQQGIHLLISPTPYGELIIGDSHDYGRDASPFNAEQVDDWMIELAEDTLGGKLKVLERWQGVYGARGAQPFSLLRIAPGLSSALMHTGVGMSVGPALAERNVAKLLGEGV; encoded by the coding sequence ATGACCCAAATGCTAATCGTCGGTGCCGGTATCCTCGGCCTTTCCCACGCCTTCGCCGCTGCCCGGCGAGGGCTCAAGGTGCGGGTATTCGAGCGTACCGCAACACCGCTGGGCGCTTCGGTGCGCAATTTCGGCCAGGCCTTGGTCACCGGGCAACCGCCCGGTGAAATGCTCGAGCTGGCCAAGGCCAGCCGGGCGATCTGGGGCCATTGGGCACAGCAGGCGGGGTTCTCGCTCAAGCGCAATGGCTCGCTATTGTTCGCCCGTGATGAACTGGAAGAGCAGCTATTACAGGCGTTTTGCCAAGGGCGGGCTTTAGAGCAGGGCTACAACGTCGAACTTCTGCGCGGCGCGGCCTTGAACGACTTGTACGGGGGCCGCTTCAGTCATCATCGGGCGGCTTTGCTAGGCCATGATGATCAGCAGGTGTATTCCCGCGAGGCGTTGCCGGCATTGGTCCAATTCCTGAGTCGTGAAATGGGCGTTGAGTTTCATTTCAGCACCCTGGTGCGCGACGTGGAGCCCGGTCGCCTGCACAGCACCGCCGGTACGTTCACGGCCGAGCACATCGTGGTGTGCAGCGGGCATGACTACCAGACGCTGCTGGCCGAACCCTTCGCTGCGCTGAACCCGCAGGTGTGCCGCCTGCAAATGCTGCGCGCGCGCCCTGAGTTCGATCTGGACTTGCAGCAGGCGATCCTCACGGGCCTCAGTTGCGTGCACTACGGTGCCTTCGCCGGCTTGCCGGAAACCGCAGCGCTGGCGGCGCATATCGAAACCCACAGCCCGCACTTGCAGCAACAGGGTATTCACTTGCTGATCAGCCCCACGCCTTACGGCGAACTGATCATCGGTGACTCCCATGACTATGGGCGAGACGCCTCACCGTTCAATGCCGAGCAAGTCGATGACTGGATGATCGAGTTGGCCGAAGACACGCTCGGTGGCAAACTCAAGGTACTGGAGCGCTGGCAGGGTGTTTATGGGGCGCGGGGTGCCCAGCCATTTTCATTGCTGCGCATTGCGCCGGGGCTAAGCTCGGCGTTGATGCACACTGGCGTTGGCATGAGCGTGGGGCCGGCCCTGGCCGAGCGCAATGTGGCCAAGCTGTTGGGGGAGGGGGTATGA
- a CDS encoding phosphonate degradation HD-domain oxygenase, translating into MKEVDQVLDEVFGLYQLHGSDDYIGEPVSQLEHMSQAAELAMAEGCDDEVVLAAFFHDIGHLCGGAQGDMGGYGAVSHERIGADYLRRAGFSERLVRLVEYHVQAKRYLTLKRPCYYQRLSEASRRTLEYQGGVMTLEQAHQFEHDPLCAISLRLRQWDEAAKREQVPVIDLALLRNKAARLLELAAE; encoded by the coding sequence ATGAAAGAAGTCGATCAGGTTCTCGATGAAGTTTTCGGCTTGTATCAGCTACACGGTAGCGATGATTACATCGGCGAACCCGTCTCGCAGTTGGAGCACATGTCCCAGGCGGCTGAGCTGGCCATGGCCGAGGGCTGCGACGATGAAGTGGTGCTGGCGGCATTCTTCCACGACATCGGGCATCTGTGCGGCGGTGCGCAGGGCGACATGGGCGGTTATGGCGCGGTCAGCCACGAGCGCATCGGCGCCGATTACCTGCGCCGCGCAGGCTTCAGCGAACGCCTGGTGCGCTTGGTGGAGTATCACGTGCAAGCCAAGCGCTACCTGACTTTGAAGCGGCCTTGCTACTACCAGCGGCTGAGCGAGGCCAGCCGGCGCACCCTGGAATATCAGGGCGGCGTGATGACCCTGGAGCAAGCGCATCAGTTCGAACACGACCCGCTATGCGCCATCAGCCTGCGTCTGCGCCAATGGGATGAGGCGGCCAAGCGCGAGCAAGTGCCGGTCATCGACCTCGCGCTGTTGCGTAACAAGGCCGCGCGCTTGCTAGAGCTGGCTGCTGAGTAG